In the Peptoclostridium acidaminophilum DSM 3953 genome, one interval contains:
- a CDS encoding head maturation protease, ClpP-related has protein sequence MKFWNWIKNEDGRTLYLDGYIAQESWFEDEVSPKEFRFELETAKDDITLWINSPGGDCFAASQIYTMLKEYTGKVSVKIDGIAASAASVIAMSGDEVLMSPTSILMIHNPSTIIWGEEADMKRGIEMLSEVKESIINAYEAKTGLSRKEISQMMDRETWMSANKAQVMGFCDKVLYTENEAVPEGLMNGFMFDKATVTNNFMGKFQKMKKKDEAQIKVVPDGTPYDYLTKRLDLLK, from the coding sequence ATGAAGTTTTGGAATTGGATAAAAAATGAAGATGGAAGAACCCTCTATCTTGACGGCTACATAGCCCAGGAGAGCTGGTTTGAGGACGAAGTGTCTCCAAAGGAATTTAGATTCGAGCTTGAAACGGCCAAGGATGATATAACTCTTTGGATCAACTCGCCGGGGGGTGACTGCTTTGCCGCCAGTCAGATATATACAATGCTGAAGGAATATACAGGCAAGGTAAGCGTCAAAATTGACGGAATAGCAGCCAGCGCAGCATCAGTTATCGCAATGTCGGGAGACGAGGTGCTGATGTCTCCAACATCAATACTCATGATCCATAACCCGAGCACGATTATTTGGGGAGAGGAAGCCGACATGAAGCGCGGAATTGAAATGCTCTCAGAGGTAAAAGAGAGCATTATCAATGCATATGAAGCAAAGACTGGCCTTTCGAGAAAAGAAATCTCACAGATGATGGACAGGGAAACTTGGATGAGCGCAAATAAGGCCCAAGTAATGGGATTTTGTGACAAGGTGCTTTACACGGAGAATGAAGCAGTGCCTGAAGGCTTGATGAATGGCTTTATGTTCGACAAGGCAACTGTCACTAACAATTTCATGGGGAAATTCCAAAAGATGAAAAAGAAGGATGAAGCGCAAATAAAGGTGGTTCCAGATGGAACTCCATATGACTATCTAACCAAAAGGCTGGATCTACTTAAATAG
- a CDS encoding phage portal protein, which translates to MKIPILSKIFRSRADPTNTMWQSAYSFFFGPTSSGKIVNERTAMQTTAVYSCLRILAETIASLPLHTYRRTERGKEKASDHYLYYLLHDEPNPEMTSFVFRETLMGHLLLWGNAYAQIIRDGRGKVVALYPLMPDKMSVHRSDNGEIYYSYSKEGREHILRYWEVLHIPGLGFDGLVGYSPIAMAKNAIGMAIATEEYGAAFFNNGANPGGVLEHPGILKDPARVRDSWNSVYGGSGNAHKVAVLEEGMSFKPIGIPPEQAQFLQTRKFQINEIARIFRIPPHMIGDLEKSSFSNIEQQSLEFVKYTLDPWVVRLEMAMKKALLSPGEKKEYLIKLNVDGLLRGDYASRMQGYSIGIQNGFLSPNDVRALEDMNTIEHGDVYAANGNLLKLEDLGAYAKKEVSSEKKGGTE; encoded by the coding sequence TTGAAAATACCAATACTATCAAAGATTTTTAGGTCGAGAGCAGACCCGACAAATACAATGTGGCAAAGCGCCTATAGCTTCTTCTTTGGGCCAACATCAAGCGGCAAGATAGTCAATGAAAGAACGGCCATGCAAACCACTGCTGTGTATTCGTGCTTGAGAATCTTGGCTGAAACCATAGCATCACTTCCACTGCATACCTACAGAAGAACAGAAAGAGGCAAGGAAAAAGCATCAGACCACTATCTATACTACCTGCTCCACGATGAGCCAAACCCGGAGATGACTTCATTTGTGTTTAGAGAGACACTGATGGGTCATCTTTTGCTTTGGGGGAATGCATACGCTCAGATTATCAGGGACGGTAGGGGGAAAGTAGTGGCGCTGTATCCTCTAATGCCTGATAAGATGTCAGTCCATAGAAGTGATAATGGCGAAATTTATTACAGCTATAGCAAGGAAGGCAGGGAGCACATCCTTCGATATTGGGAAGTGCTGCACATTCCAGGTCTTGGTTTTGACGGTCTGGTGGGATATTCGCCAATAGCTATGGCTAAAAACGCCATAGGCATGGCAATAGCTACGGAGGAATATGGAGCAGCCTTTTTCAACAACGGGGCCAATCCTGGCGGAGTACTTGAACATCCCGGAATTTTAAAGGATCCTGCTAGGGTTAGAGACAGCTGGAACAGCGTTTATGGAGGAAGCGGGAATGCCCACAAGGTGGCTGTTTTAGAGGAGGGCATGAGCTTTAAACCCATTGGAATACCTCCAGAGCAAGCACAGTTTCTGCAGACCAGGAAGTTTCAAATAAACGAAATAGCCCGAATCTTTAGAATTCCGCCCCACATGATCGGTGACCTTGAGAAGTCCAGCTTTTCAAACATAGAGCAGCAGTCGCTGGAATTTGTGAAATACACACTAGATCCTTGGGTGGTCCGCTTGGAGATGGCCATGAAAAAAGCCCTTTTATCTCCAGGCGAGAAGAAGGAGTACTTGATAAAGCTGAACGTAGATGGACTGCTTCGGGGAGACTACGCATCGAGAATGCAAGGCTATAGCATAGGTATTCAAAACGGATTTTTAAGCCCCAATGATGTGAGGGCGTTGGAGGACATGAACACCATCGAGCATGGAGATGTGTATGCGGCCAACGGAAACTTACTTAAGCTCGAAGACCTAGGAGCCTATGCAAAAAAGGAAGTAAGTAGCGAAAAGAAAGGAGGAACAGAATAG
- a CDS encoding single-stranded DNA-binding protein: MDNKSVQILFTDKQYQDLEKKAAKAGLTVPLYIKGIVLENDEFSLAYAKLIKKVDALPSGTRFTIRSLFGTEWTMGRGIKLSLGKTYYNQVEKKTINNVNAEGKDSSNVMWYVKL; this comes from the coding sequence ATGGATAATAAGAGTGTACAAATACTTTTTACTGACAAGCAATACCAGGATCTTGAAAAAAAAGCAGCGAAGGCAGGATTGACAGTGCCGCTGTACATTAAAGGGATTGTATTGGAGAATGATGAATTTAGTCTCGCTTACGCGAAGTTAATCAAAAAAGTGGATGCGCTACCTAGTGGAACGCGGTTCACCATAAGGTCTTTGTTTGGGACAGAATGGACTATGGGTAGGGGAATTAAGCTGTCTCTTGGGAAAACATATTATAATCAGGTGGAGAAAAAAACAATTAATAATGTAAATGCAGAAGGGAAAGATTCGTCTAATGTGATGTGGTATGTAAAATTATAG
- a CDS encoding terminase large subunit — protein sequence MMYDNIKADRAVNFINALKHTKGVWHGVPFDLLPWQDKIIRDIFGTVKEDGYRQYNTAYVEIPKKNGKSEIAAAVALYMTCGDGEWGAEVYGCAADRQQASIVFDVAVDMVDQCPALKKRIKPVISQKRLVYMPTGSFYQVLSAEAYTKHGLNVHGVIFDELHAQPNRNLYDVMTKGSGDARKQPLFFLITTAGNDRNSICYEVHQKAEDILRGKKNDLTFYPVIYGIADDDDWSDERNWYKANPSLDHTIDIEKVRAAFISAKENPAEENLFRQLRLNQWVKQSVRWMPMDIWEKCSFPVDAEKLRGRECYGGLDLSSSNDITAFVLVFPPIPGDDKFYVMPHFWIPEENLRLRVRRDHVPYDVWKQQGQLHTTEGNVIHYGFIEKFIEELGMKYNIKEIAFDRWGAVQMVQNLEGLGFTVVPFGQGFKDMSPPTKELMKLTMENRIAHGGQPVLSWMMDNIHVRTDPAGNVKPDKAKSTEKIDGAVAMIMALDRSIRNENKESVYNERGILVL from the coding sequence ATGATGTACGATAATATCAAGGCAGACAGAGCCGTTAATTTTATAAATGCGCTAAAGCACACTAAGGGAGTATGGCACGGTGTGCCATTCGACTTGCTGCCGTGGCAGGACAAAATCATAAGAGACATATTCGGCACGGTAAAGGAAGATGGCTACAGGCAGTACAATACAGCCTACGTTGAGATACCAAAGAAAAACGGCAAGAGTGAAATCGCAGCCGCTGTGGCCCTTTATATGACTTGCGGAGACGGCGAGTGGGGAGCGGAGGTTTATGGTTGTGCTGCTGATAGGCAGCAGGCCTCGATAGTTTTCGACGTGGCGGTAGACATGGTGGACCAGTGTCCGGCTCTAAAGAAAAGAATAAAGCCGGTCATCTCGCAAAAGCGGCTTGTCTACATGCCGACAGGAAGTTTCTATCAGGTGCTTTCAGCCGAAGCCTACACAAAGCATGGGCTCAACGTTCATGGAGTCATATTCGACGAGCTTCATGCCCAGCCAAACAGGAATCTATACGATGTAATGACCAAGGGCTCAGGGGATGCCAGAAAGCAGCCTCTGTTCTTCTTGATAACCACAGCCGGGAATGACAGGAACTCAATTTGCTACGAGGTCCATCAAAAGGCAGAGGACATCTTGAGAGGCAAAAAGAACGACCTTACATTTTACCCGGTCATATACGGAATAGCAGACGATGACGACTGGTCGGACGAGAGGAACTGGTACAAGGCGAATCCCTCTCTCGACCATACGATTGACATAGAAAAGGTAAGAGCAGCATTCATAAGCGCAAAGGAGAATCCTGCGGAAGAAAACCTCTTTAGACAGCTTAGACTCAACCAGTGGGTGAAGCAATCTGTCCGCTGGATGCCGATGGACATTTGGGAGAAGTGCTCTTTTCCTGTGGATGCAGAAAAGCTAAGAGGCAGGGAGTGCTATGGAGGGCTGGACCTTTCAAGCTCCAACGACATAACAGCATTTGTTCTGGTATTCCCGCCAATACCCGGAGATGACAAATTCTACGTTATGCCTCACTTTTGGATTCCGGAGGAGAACTTAAGGCTGAGGGTCAGACGGGATCATGTGCCATACGATGTCTGGAAGCAGCAGGGGCAATTACATACAACAGAAGGGAATGTAATCCACTATGGTTTTATAGAGAAATTCATAGAGGAATTGGGTATGAAATACAACATCAAGGAAATAGCCTTTGACCGTTGGGGAGCTGTGCAGATGGTACAAAACCTTGAGGGACTGGGCTTCACTGTGGTTCCTTTTGGTCAGGGTTTTAAGGACATGTCTCCGCCAACCAAGGAATTAATGAAACTGACCATGGAAAACAGAATAGCTCATGGAGGGCAACCAGTACTTTCCTGGATGATGGACAACATACATGTCAGAACAGACCCTGCTGGGAATGTTAAGCCGGATAAAGCAAAATCCACTGAAAAAATAGATGGAGCAGTAGCCATGATTATGGCCTTGGATAGATCGATAAGGAATGAGAACAAGGAATCGGTGTATAATGAGCGGGGTATATTAGTGTTGTGA
- a CDS encoding phage terminase small subunit P27 family — protein MAVRGRKPKPSGLKVLEGNPGKRPLNEYEPRPEKKAPKCPSWLEPEAKKEWRRMCKVLETIGVLTQVDAAAFAGYCQAYARWKEAEEFLSKHGTIFKTPSGYIQQVPQVSIAQTYLKIMKDFCSEFGLTPSARSRINVNTVQSESNDPMEEILRVVK, from the coding sequence ATGGCGGTAAGAGGAAGAAAACCTAAACCCTCAGGATTAAAAGTCCTTGAGGGGAATCCAGGAAAAAGACCATTAAACGAATATGAACCAAGGCCTGAAAAGAAGGCCCCGAAGTGTCCGTCATGGCTGGAGCCGGAAGCTAAAAAGGAATGGCGGCGTATGTGCAAGGTACTTGAGACCATAGGAGTGCTTACTCAAGTAGATGCTGCGGCATTTGCGGGCTATTGCCAAGCGTACGCAAGGTGGAAGGAAGCGGAGGAATTCCTCTCAAAGCACGGGACTATTTTTAAAACTCCGTCTGGCTACATACAACAGGTCCCCCAGGTATCCATAGCCCAGACATACCTGAAGATAATGAAGGACTTTTGTTCGGAGTTCGGCCTTACGCCTTCTGCAAGATCAAGGATAAACGTAAATACGGTCCAGTCTGAAAGCAATGATCCTATGGAGGAAATACTGAGGGTGGTCAAATGA
- a CDS encoding gamma-glutamylcyclotransferase family protein yields MNEKTLYIAYGSNLNIEQMAQRCPSAKIVGESTIEDYQLLFRGGSGRAVATIEKQEGGKVPVLIWQLEESDEEILDRYEGYPFFYRKEWMDVFVNEERMKAMVYIMNGGRVLGAPSQLYYDTILQGYMSAGFAKSILEDALRVSSRK; encoded by the coding sequence ATGAACGAAAAGACACTATATATCGCATACGGCAGCAACCTCAACATAGAGCAAATGGCTCAGCGATGCCCGAGCGCCAAGATTGTAGGCGAGAGTACAATAGAAGACTATCAGCTTCTATTCAGAGGTGGCAGTGGAAGGGCAGTAGCCACAATTGAAAAGCAAGAGGGAGGCAAAGTGCCAGTTCTGATTTGGCAGCTTGAAGAAAGCGACGAGGAGATACTTGATAGATATGAAGGCTATCCGTTTTTCTACCGGAAGGAGTGGATGGATGTATTCGTAAATGAAGAGCGCATGAAAGCCATGGTCTATATCATGAACGGAGGCAGAGTGCTTGGGGCGCCAAGCCAGCTCTATTACGACACAATACTCCAGGGCTACATGAGTGCCGGATTTGCTAAGAGCATCCTTGAAGATGCGCTTAGAGTTTCAAGCAGAAAATAA
- a CDS encoding amidoligase family protein, with the protein MLCEASHNIHIHINAAPHNAKSLRNIANIMASKEDLIFKALAVEEGRARRYCKKVDESFIEEINRKKPQTLSDVKSLWYHGGDGSRQHYHESRYHALNLHSVFQKGTIEFRMFNSDIRHAGKIKAYIQFCLAISHQALTQKSASRAKTITDNPKYTFRTWLLRLGLIGDEFKTARKHLLANLEGDIAWRQTPAA; encoded by the coding sequence ATCTTATGTGAAGCTTCACATAACATACATATCCACATAAACGCGGCTCCCCACAATGCCAAGAGCCTTAGGAACATAGCCAACATAATGGCAAGCAAAGAGGACCTCATATTCAAAGCTCTGGCAGTGGAAGAAGGCAGGGCACGCCGCTACTGCAAAAAGGTTGACGAGAGCTTCATAGAAGAAATCAACCGCAAGAAGCCCCAGACATTAAGCGATGTAAAAAGCCTTTGGTACCACGGCGGAGACGGCAGCAGACAGCATTACCACGAAAGCCGCTACCACGCCCTGAACCTCCACAGTGTTTTTCAAAAGGGAACCATAGAGTTTAGAATGTTCAACAGCGACATTAGGCACGCCGGCAAGATAAAAGCGTATATACAGTTTTGCCTGGCGATAAGCCATCAGGCGCTGACTCAAAAATCAGCCAGCAGGGCCAAGACGATAACCGACAACCCCAAATACACCTTCAGGACCTGGCTGCTTAGGCTTGGCCTTATCGGAGACGAATTCAAAACAGCCAGAAAGCACCTTTTGGCGAATCTCGAAGGCGACATAGCATGGCGACAAACACCTGCAGCGTGA